CCGCTTCGATATACTCCATTACGGTTCCGACTTGTTTCCAGCGTCCTTGTCGCATGATAGCCGGTAGTGATACCCCGTCACGACTCGCGGTGGTTGCAAGACCACGTCGCATACTGTGGCTACTAAAAATTTCACCATTTTCAATACCTGCCGTTTGCGCATGATTTTTTAAAATATCATTTACAGCATCGGGGGTCATCGCCAGTTCGCTAAGACGACTGCCACGATAAATACGACGAAAAATCGCACCACTGGTAATGCCTGATTTCTCTAGCCAGGTTTTAAGTGCGCGTACGGCGCAGAGTTGCGCATTACCATTCGGTATCACACAATATTGCCCCGCATTGAGC
This portion of the Gammaproteobacteria bacterium genome encodes:
- a CDS encoding site-specific integrase, giving the protein ALLQVGFLGAFRRSELVTLKVEDIDWQSEGIEILIQKSKTDQLNAGQYCVIPNGNAQLCAVRALKTWLEKSGITSGAIFRRIYRGSRLSELAMTPDAVNDILKNHAQTAGIENGEIFSSHSMRRGLATTASRDGVSLPAIMRQGRWKQVGTVMEYIEAAQRFEENAAGQILQKIPEQNQTVIDN